A window of Actinomycetota bacterium contains these coding sequences:
- a CDS encoding DUF6247 family protein, whose product MPAAKLDDPKELYVPSNFSVEAVRGILSALSAEDGQRFAEQIYVAVEQAQQQRDLRPINLVVESWWRTMMFETRPRFHDLWDAEATEPPLSLEDVRRRRAQRQR is encoded by the coding sequence ATGCCAGCTGCCAAGCTAGACGACCCGAAAGAACTGTACGTCCCATCGAACTTCTCCGTGGAAGCGGTCCGGGGGATTCTGTCAGCCCTGTCTGCGGAGGACGGCCAGCGGTTCGCGGAGCAGATCTACGTCGCAGTCGAGCAAGCTCAGCAGCAGCGCGATCTTCGCCCGATCAATCTCGTGGTGGAGTCCTGGTGGCGGACGATGATGTTCGAAACCCGGCCTCGATTCCACGATCTGTGGGATGCGGAGGCTACGGAGCCACCGCTCAGCTTGGAGGATGTTCGCCGTCGGCGCGCTCAGCGCCAGCGGTGA
- a CDS encoding sulfotransferase domain-containing protein: MPHHASLPQFLVVGAQRSGTTYLHHLLSQHPGVHMPPEKELHYFDLVPVRGNDVDLDQYAAAFAGAAAGQIVGEATPSYMYFPWVPELLAAHLPEARLIFVLRDPVDRAYSQYWKAVREGWERLTFERGLAAEAGRLQGSHRDRVAFSYRDRGFYMRQIDRFRPLFPRERMLFLRADDLYASPAEVLRTVCAFIGAPLEFELGEHRTHLEHASVPDHLALYRRLVGVERATNGRPGVWRVGRAAKRLRMGFARRDGRYPPMKEATRRRLAGGFQRDASALAAFLDVDLGHWSVFRDGGPPNPTEAASPRSSAAELSAPGPG; encoded by the coding sequence GTGCCCCACCACGCCAGCTTGCCCCAGTTCCTCGTCGTAGGGGCGCAGCGCTCCGGCACCACCTACCTGCACCACCTGCTCAGCCAGCACCCAGGCGTGCACATGCCGCCGGAGAAGGAGCTCCACTACTTCGACCTGGTGCCGGTGCGGGGCAACGACGTCGACCTCGACCAGTACGCGGCGGCCTTCGCGGGGGCGGCCGCTGGGCAGATCGTGGGCGAGGCCACGCCGAGCTACATGTACTTCCCGTGGGTCCCGGAGCTGCTGGCCGCCCATCTGCCCGAGGCCCGCCTCATCTTCGTGCTGCGGGACCCGGTGGACCGGGCCTACTCCCAGTACTGGAAGGCGGTCCGCGAAGGCTGGGAGCGCCTCACGTTCGAGCGGGGGCTGGCGGCCGAGGCCGGCCGGCTCCAGGGGAGCCACCGGGACCGGGTGGCGTTCTCGTATCGGGACCGCGGGTTCTACATGCGCCAGATCGACCGGTTCCGGCCCCTGTTCCCGCGGGAGCGAATGCTGTTCCTGCGGGCGGACGACCTCTACGCCTCGCCTGCGGAGGTGCTTCGGACGGTGTGCGCGTTCATCGGCGCACCCCTGGAGTTCGAGCTCGGCGAGCACCGGACCCACCTCGAGCACGCCTCCGTGCCCGACCACCTCGCGCTGTACCGGCGGCTGGTGGGAGTGGAGCGCGCCACGAACGGGCGTCCGGGAGTATGGCGGGTGGGCCGCGCGGCGAAGCGGCTGCGGATGGGGTTCGCCCGCCGGGACGGCCGGTACCCCCCCATGAAGGAGGCCACCCGCCGCCGCCTGGCGGGCGGATTCCAGAGGGACGCCTCGGCCCTGGCCGCGTTCCTGGACGTGGACCTGGGGCACTGGAGCGTGTTCCGGGACGGGGGACCGCCGAACCCGACCGAGGCCGCTTCGCCCCGGAGCTCCGCGGCGGAGCTGTCCGCCCCCGGGCCGGGCTGA